One window of the SAR202 cluster bacterium genome contains the following:
- a CDS encoding DUF1232 domain-containing protein, which translates to MLALLRRRLLWAAFTKLFKREAQFLKELAAHPRTPLISRGLLGMATLYLVSPIDLVPDFVPVLGQLDDLLVVGGLVFMAVKLAPRDVVEECRMRCGMLNRPTVEVSRLRLK; encoded by the coding sequence ATGCTGGCGTTACTGAGGCGGCGGTTGTTGTGGGCGGCTTTTACCAAGCTATTCAAAAGGGAAGCACAATTCCTGAAGGAGCTGGCGGCGCATCCAAGGACGCCCTTGATTTCAAGGGGGCTGCTGGGGATGGCGACGCTGTATCTAGTCTCGCCTATCGACTTGGTGCCGGACTTTGTGCCAGTGTTAGGACAGCTGGACGACCTGTTGGTCGTCGGCGGACTGGTGTTTATGGCGGTGAAGCTGGCGCCGAGGGACGTGGTGGAGGAGTGCAGGATGCGGTGCGGGATGCTGAACAGGCCTACGGTTGAGGTTTCAAGACTGCGGTTGAAGTGA